A region of the Pseudarthrobacter phenanthrenivorans Sphe3 genome:
TCGCGCAGTGCCAGGCCCACCTGGTTGGCGGTCTCGCGCAGCGGCTGGTCGTCGCGGACGAAGGACCAGGCCAGGATGGTGACCGGACCGGTGAGCATGCCCTTCATCGGCTTGCTGGTCAGCGACTGTGCATACTCGGCCCAGGCAACGGTGATGGGAGCGCTGCGGGTGACGTCGCCCCACAGGATGGACGGACGGGTGCACCGGGAGCCGTAGGACTGGACCCAGCCGTGGACCGTGACGTCGAAGCCTTCAAGGTTCTCGGCGAAGTACTGGACCATGTCGTTGCGCTCGGGCTCGCCGTGGACCAGGACGTCGTAGCCGAGCTCTTCCTGCAGCTCAACGACGCGCTTGATTTCGTCCTTCATGAGCTGTTCGTACTGCGCGTCAGTCAGGTCGCCCTTATTGTTGCGTGCCCGGGCTGAACGGATTTCCGGGGTCTGCGGGAAGGAGCCGATGGTGGTGGTGGGAAGCGGCGGCAGGTGCAGTGCTTCTTCCTGGGCGGCTTCCCGGACCGAGTACTCGGAGCGGGCGAAGTCGGCGGCGGTCAGGGCTTCCGTGCGGGCGCGCACGTCAGCGCGCCGTACGCCTTCTGCGGTGGCGCGGGATCCGATGACGGCCGTCGCTTCGTCGATTGCTGCCTGGGCGGAGGCGGGATCGGCCAGGTAGGACGCGAGGGTCTTGACCTCCACGGCTTTCTGGTCAGAGAACGCCAGCCAGCTGCGGAGCTGATCGGACAGCTGGGTTTCCTCGGCGACGTCGTGCGGAACATGCTGGGTGGAGGTGGAGGTGCAGACGGTGACTTTGCCGGCCGCGGCCTTCAGTTCGTCCAGCTTCGCGGCGGAACCGGCGAGGTCGTTGCGCCAGATGTTGTGGCCGTCCACGACGCCGGCAACCAGGGTCTTGTTGCCCAGGCCTGCGAGGGCGGCCGCAGAGGGAACAGCGCCCTTGAAAACGTCGATGTGGAGGGCTTCGATGTTGGTGGCAGCGAGGGTGCCCAGCTGGCCGTCCAGTGAGCCGTACGGGGTGGACACGAGGATCTGCGGGCGCTTGGCCCCAGCCGTGAGGACTTCGTAGGCGCGGGCCACTGCGGCCTCGACTTCCCCGGCGGGGGTGTCCTGGTCAACCACAAGGGCGGGCTCGTCGAGCTGGACCCAGGTGGCTCCGGCGGCGGCGAGCTTCTCAAGCAGCTGGACGTAAACGGGCAGGATGTCCTCAAGGCGGGACAGCGGCGCGAACCCGGCGGGGGCGCCGTCGGACGCCTTGGACAGGAGCAGGTAGGTAACCGGGCCAACAATGTACGGGCGGGTTTCGATGCCGTTGGCCAGGGCGAAGGCGAACTCGTCCACCTTGGCGGTGGAGGCAAGGGTGAATTCGGTTTCCGGACCGATTTCCGGCACCAGGTAGTGGTAGTTGGTGTCGAACCACTTGGTCATTTCCAGCGGCTGCTGGTCCTTGGTGCCGCGGGCCAGCGTGAAGTAGCCGTCAATGTCCAGCTGTCCCCCGGCGTTGAGGAGCTTGCCGAAGCGGGCCGGTACAGCACCAAGGTGCGCGGTGGTGTCCAGGACCTGGTCGTAGTACGAGAAGGTGCCCGGCACTGCGGCGGCTTCGGTCAGGCCGAGCTCCTGCAGGCGCCTTGCGGTGGTCAGCTGGATGTCTTTTGCGGCGGCGTCCAGCGCGGCAGCGTCGATCTTGCCGGCCCAGTAGGCCTCGACGGCCTTCTTGAGTTCGCGGCGGCGGCCGATGCGGGGGTAGCCCAAGAGCGAGGCGGACGGGAAGGGAGTGGTTTTGGGCGTGCTGAAGTCAGTCATGGGAGTCTCCCGGAAAGTTGGAGCGCAAACGGGCGCTCTGGTGAAAGTGTGTGTTCTGCGGCTGTTCAGCTGGCGAGCTGGGGTGCCGTGGAGTGACGGCGCAGGCTGGCGTGGCTGCGCCGCGGAAGGGCCAGCTTGTCCAGGACCTCCAGCGCGCTTTGGTGCTCGTTGAAGGTGTAGATGTGGATGCCCGGCGCCCCTGCGTCCAGGGCCGCATTGGCCAGGTCCACGGTGGCGTCGACTCCGATATGGAGGCGTTCAAGGTCGCTGTCCGCGGCGGCCATGCGTTCCAGCAGCTCCGCAGCGGGCTCCACGCCGGTCAGTTCACCCAGCCGTTTCAGCCGGCGAAGGCTGGTGAGCGGCATGACCCCGGGAATGATCGGGATGGTGACGCCGGCACGGCGGGCCCTGGTCAGCAGGTCCGCATACTGCTCGGTATGGAAGAAGACCTGCGTAATGGCGAAATCGGCGCCGGAACGCTGCTTGGCAAGCAGCACCTCGACGTCGTGCTCTTCACTGGGTGACTCAGGATGGCGGGTGGGGTACGCCGCCACGCCTACCGCAATCTTTCCGGCGCACAGCAGCGCCGACCTGCGCTGCTCCACCCGGCGGATGAGCTCGATCAGGTCCTGCGCATAGCGCAGTGAGCCGGCTGCAGGTTCGCCGCCGTCCTTGGGCAAGTCGCCGCGAAGGGCCAGGATGCCGCGAACGCCGGTATCCAACAGTTCGCCAATGATTCCGGCGAGTTCCTGGGGCGTGTTGCCGACGCAGGTCAGGTGGGCCAGCGGCCGGAGCGTCGTTTCCAGCAGGAGGCGGTTGATAAGTTCGACGGCGGTGTCCCGGTTGGAGCCACTGGCACCATAGGTGACGGAGACGTAGTCCGGCTCAGTGGTTTCCAGTTCCCGGATGGTGGTCCACAGCGTTTCTGCGGCTGCCGGGGAACGGGGCGGGAACAGCTCATAGGAGAGCGCCACCGGGGCGGCGTCGGAGAGATTCGGGTGTGTATCAATAAGGCTTGGTGGTGACATTTGCGTCCTTGGCTTTGGGCCATTGGGGCTGCCGCCGCCAAGAAGCGGGGTAGCCGGCAATGAATTGAGTTTGGGGAACACGGAAAAACTCCACAGGACGCAGCCGCGACTGTTACGCCTGGATCGAAGCTTTCCGTGAGCAAATGTCAGGCCCACATGGGGGCACCCACACCCTCCCGGAGGAGGATCGCTGACACGTTACCTCGGTAACTTGTATAAGACTCTAGGAGGGGCCGGGAGAGCATTCAAGTTGGCGTCCGAATTAAGACGCACTTTTACGCCTGCTTTCGCTCCTGCACGGAATAATGTTCGTCCTCCTGGCTCCTACCAGGGACGCGCAGGGCTGTTGTACTGGGTGTCTCCCAGGTATTCCTCCCGTTCGCGCCCTTCGTTGCGTTCCCACTGGGCCTGCCGCGCACTGTCCTCCAGCTGCTCCAGCTTGTCCTGCAGCCCTGGGTCCGGGCCGGGCTCTTGCGGGTTTTCGTCCTGCCCGCCTTCCTGTGCCGGCTCCTGGGTGCCCTCGGCGAGTTTTTCCTGCAGCCGTGCCTCAGCTCGGGCGAGTTTATCTCCCGTCCCGGCCGGATGTCCTGCGGAGAAGCAGCCTTCCGGTGCCGACGCCACGGCCGCGAGCGCTTCCTGGAACAGGCCGGCCGCGGAGGCAGGATCTTCCGACGCGGCCTTTTGGTCGCCCAGGTGTTCAATTGCCAGGACCAGGTTGACCCGGATGATGCAGTCCTCGTTGGACCCGGACCGTGCCTGCGGGAGCAGGCCCAACCCTTCCTCGAACCGGTGGCGGGCCGCGCCGAAGTCCCCGGCAAGGACATCGGCGTCGCCCGCCGCGAACAGTGCTTTGTGCGGCTCAATGATGTTGGCCGGTTGAAGCCCCTCCGCTGCGGTTCTGACGGACGTTGCGTCGCTGGCCTCGAAAGCGCCCGCCGCACGCCCGGCCAGCAGGCCAAGGCTCAGGAGCTTGGCGGCAAGGCAGAGCACCAGGACCACCGGGACAGCAGACCAGGCGAGCAGGCGCCGTCGTGATGCCCTGCCGGGCCCAGCGTCCATGCGCGGGGTCATCGCACCACCGCCTTGGTGACACGGCGCCTGTTCGCCGGGTGCGCGGTGGCAGGCCGGAGCTCAGCGGACTGGCGGACCAGCTGGACCAGTTCCGCCAGGCCAAGGACAAAGGCCCCGGCCGCGGGAAGCCCGTAAAGCTCGGTCCGTGCCCCCAGTTCCCGCATTCCATCAGCCACGGACCCGGCGTCAATGTCGCCTGCCCGCGCATCCCGCATGACAGGAGCAACAGGGTCTCCTGCTGACCGGTGGACGTAGGGAACGCCCAGCTGTCCCGCGATCCGCTCCAACCCGGCTTCGTCCATGCTGGAGACCGCGTCCTCGCCGGTGCTGTCCTTGACATAGGGACGGTCATCGCCGGCTGTGGGGCCGCCGCCGTCCTCGCGGCCGATGTTCTCCCGCCCGGTGTTCTCCCGCATCTTTCCACCGGCGGCAGTGCCGTACCCCAGCACCGCTCCCCCGGCCACCAGGCCGTCCAGGTCCATCGGGCCGGGCTCCTGGCCGGTGGTCTGCTCGCCGTCGCCCAGGTAGAAGACGAGGCGCGGCCGTTCAGGGTGGCTCTCACGGGCAGCTTCCAGGCGTTCGGAAAGCACCTGGCGTGCGGCGGTGATGCTGCTGCCTTTGGCGTAGGCGGTCACCTGCGGTTCCAGGACGGAGGTGATGGTGTCCAGCGCCAGG
Encoded here:
- the metE gene encoding 5-methyltetrahydropteroyltriglutamate--homocysteine S-methyltransferase, which produces MTDFSTPKTTPFPSASLLGYPRIGRRRELKKAVEAYWAGKIDAAALDAAAKDIQLTTARRLQELGLTEAAAVPGTFSYYDQVLDTTAHLGAVPARFGKLLNAGGQLDIDGYFTLARGTKDQQPLEMTKWFDTNYHYLVPEIGPETEFTLASTAKVDEFAFALANGIETRPYIVGPVTYLLLSKASDGAPAGFAPLSRLEDILPVYVQLLEKLAAAGATWVQLDEPALVVDQDTPAGEVEAAVARAYEVLTAGAKRPQILVSTPYGSLDGQLGTLAATNIEALHIDVFKGAVPSAAALAGLGNKTLVAGVVDGHNIWRNDLAGSAAKLDELKAAAGKVTVCTSTSTQHVPHDVAEETQLSDQLRSWLAFSDQKAVEVKTLASYLADPASAQAAIDEATAVIGSRATAEGVRRADVRARTEALTAADFARSEYSVREAAQEEALHLPPLPTTTIGSFPQTPEIRSARARNNKGDLTDAQYEQLMKDEIKRVVELQEELGYDVLVHGEPERNDMVQYFAENLEGFDVTVHGWVQSYGSRCTRPSILWGDVTRSAPITVAWAEYAQSLTSKPMKGMLTGPVTILAWSFVRDDQPLRETANQVGLALRDEIADLEAAGIKVIQVDEPALRELLPLRKADHADYLKWSVDSFRLATAGAADATQIHTHLCYSEFGVIIDAIDGLDADVTSIEAARSRMEVVHDLESHGFGRGVGPGVYDIHSPRVPGEGEVTELLATAVKHVPSRQLWVNPDCGLKTRGYAETEESLRNLVKATRTVRAELLAAAK
- a CDS encoding methylenetetrahydrofolate reductase yields the protein MSPPSLIDTHPNLSDAAPVALSYELFPPRSPAAAETLWTTIRELETTEPDYVSVTYGASGSNRDTAVELINRLLLETTLRPLAHLTCVGNTPQELAGIIGELLDTGVRGILALRGDLPKDGGEPAAGSLRYAQDLIELIRRVEQRRSALLCAGKIAVGVAAYPTRHPESPSEEHDVEVLLAKQRSGADFAITQVFFHTEQYADLLTRARRAGVTIPIIPGVMPLTSLRRLKRLGELTGVEPAAELLERMAAADSDLERLHIGVDATVDLANAALDAGAPGIHIYTFNEHQSALEVLDKLALPRRSHASLRRHSTAPQLAS
- a CDS encoding vWA domain-containing protein, yielding MTLQPILPWWLLLPVLVAALVLTGWRLYRGLRPGAGRVPGRGMHPGVRPWLRRTALVLLLAGAAVRPGLPGGEAQAVTTDLNVFLVVDTTTSMVAEDYGDGLPRMEGVRRDIAAIAGELPGARFSVITFDTKAHVRMPLTTDTLALDTITSVLEPQVTAYAKGSSITAARQVLSERLEAARESHPERPRLVFYLGDGEQTTGQEPGPMDLDGLVAGGAVLGYGTAAGGKMRENTGRENIGREDGGGPTAGDDRPYVKDSTGEDAVSSMDEAGLERIAGQLGVPYVHRSAGDPVAPVMRDARAGDIDAGSVADGMRELGARTELYGLPAAGAFVLGLAELVQLVRQSAELRPATAHPANRRRVTKAVVR